In the Ptychodera flava strain L36383 chromosome 1, AS_Pfla_20210202, whole genome shotgun sequence genome, AACCTCCACTCGCCTTATATACgagagggacgcttcgagataagtTGAAGGCGTTACATATAAAATGTGAATGACATGATATGAAGGGGGGAACACTTGTGTGTAGGATCATTACTTATAGTAGTTAACAGTCAAACATTTCTTCTCTGTTTCCATTTTTAGGTATTCATCAAACCACTCGCTCTGGGCGACTGTAAAATGATCTTTCCAATTTCCAATTTGCCCTTTCCGTATGTATGCAGCACTACTGTCCCAACTTCCTTCGTGCAGAATTGCCCCAGTACGAACGTCGACGCCTCTATTCCTCATTGACTCAACAGTGGACCTTTGAACCACCATGTCAAGGCGTTCTTCGCTGAGGGGTCGTCCAAAGAACTCGGCCACCCTCAATATCTCTGACTTCAAATCGAGTTTCATGTCTTCATAGTGCAGGTGCAAAACATTGTCTTGGAGGCCGTATCTCTGCCATGACGACACATGTTCCAACCATGGTCCAAACCAAACCTGACCTTTGGCGAACTGCTGCACCCATTCTTCCCAGGTCAGTTCCATTCGGCTGAATTTAACTGACCTCATGAAGTGATAGTACGAAACGCAGACATCTCTAGGATttcttgttatgtaaattattttacacTTTCTGTTGCCCTCCCGCCATGAAGAATGAAAGTGTTGTGGGTGTACGTGACAAGAAAACAGTCGGGGAGACGCCATTTTGGGTATATTTTTCTTGATACTACGGACATGTTCTCCATACAGTCCAGGCACGAATTCATCTGTCTTCTCGTAAACGCAACCAAGGCGCGCGACTTTATCGATGGGACTCAAGTACATATTCATGTCCTCATACATCGTTGAGATCACTTTCAACATCCACAGGGTTCCTGACTTTGGGAAAGTGGCCACAACAACGTCACTGTCGCGGATGTCCCAAGCATGATCGATGACTCGTTCTTTGACGGCTTCGATATCGTGAATGTGTTCGATAAAGTAACACCCATCGTCGAAGAAACCCGGCCAACTTCTTGCCATTCTGCGGATCTGGACGATCGCTGTTCCACTTGCGATGGTTGCTGTTTATTGAGGCCAGGCAATGCAGGTGTTGCGTTAAGTCTGCTGTTTCTGAACTGACGTCAGAGAGGGGCTATATCCACTCCTATCCACAGTACCTTACGGGGAATTAACAAGCAGCGGTACTGCGGCTTATCGATCGCAATCAGACCAGGGATCATGGTGACAGAAAGGGTGCGACCAAAGCGGTAGGCGTTCTCGATAGTGTATACGACGCCGacttattgtaaaattttcgcCACATCTTTCCTTTCAATGCACTATGCGCCAGAgggcaaaagttcaaatttgattgattgattgactaaCTGActgattgtgtttgtttattttctttgtatCAAGATAACATGCATAGCCATAAATTGATATGTGATATTGATTTGCAACGTGTATGCAATCCTAATTCCGACTCAAATCCGAGCATTTTTGCAACCAAAAGTGCAAGAATTATTGAGAGTTTATATACCTACAGGGTGATGAAAGTATTTAAAATGTTCTGTTAACCTTATGCGTCAGGACGCAATGAATCTGTCCAAGGAAGTCAATGTTTGCCGGAGAATCTCAAGAATTGGGTTACACAAACATTTCCTTGGAAAGTATTAAGTCACGAAAATAATGTGGTACCCTATACACTTTGTAGACTCGTTCTTACATAGACATGTACTCAATCTTGTTACATGTGATGATATTTTAGTTTGGCCTTTactaattagatattattccctaatatttttcttcgttcagcgaaggaaaatacgagtgacgtaatgaccgtgtcaccacgagtcgaagacgagtggtgacacggtcattacgtcacgagtattttccgagctgacgaagaaaaatattagggaataatatacttatcacatgcacaagccaagaatttgttatttttgcaaaataaaataagttttccatgaccattccgcgtttaaacttttgaactactttaggaataaatatcagtacggcgtgcacaagttgtcaatcatttccagtcgtcggTAGTGTGCGTTTGTAGTggtcacgttcgttcgtgtgtggagcaaatgacagctctcggtctacacgtaggctaccttaaagttatactctatttcaaagatagtatAGTCCtaaaaatttatcacagacgaagatacgctatttttcgggaacaaatatcgactgaatctcgacggcgcgaacactgtaaacgtcgcgcctgaccctgtttgcaatgcgtacggaacccacggtatacgcgaccagcttcgagtacgttgtttccgcaaattattcacgtttacattgtttacattgttcggattagtaatgtcgtagtctgtgaacatatcgatttcattacatgacttttgatcgtggagaaacatcggccgccatgttgtttgtttacatatttacgagcacaccgaagatcgacaaaaaaaggtccgacgcaccaaaattgatgacatagacgcgggttgtcgtgacgtagaacgaccagagaataaatcccgtattttttgttcggagacgacaaacttggcttgtgcatgtgataatcgTTATTAACCGGGCTTTACTCTTTCCCGAAGGGTCCGTTTATGAAAACATTACCACTTGTAAATTGGAACCCTCAGGAAAGAGGTTTACATGACATCGCGATCCAATCTCGCGTCAAACGCTGTCGTCAAGAATGAAACTCAACTTTGTTTGTGTATCACTGTAGTCCCAGTCATTTCTTATAATATCTGAGAATCGTCCAACCGACGTGGAATAGGACCAATACTTTTATAGCCTCTTATTTGTGACGCCTATGCCTGCAGTGTTttcaaaactgaataaaaagaTTTCCTGTGTGCACTTATACCGTTTAAACCTGTGGCGTTCTTGCAATTtaaatgatttcaaaactggTGATTCATCCAACACAGGTATGTTGAACTCTGTATTCTTTGACAGGTTCTTTGGATAAAACTATCACCTTTGTTTTTGACATGAGTGATATACTAACTTGGCTTAAGGATTTTTTCGTGTGCAAAACTAGTTCCTGATTGACTAGAAGAGTAAAATATTAGCtcttgttatatatatatatatatatatatatatatatatatatatatacacacacaaaatgtatacaatgtgccctcccggttatcaccataatggctttatggcaacctctgaacttggcacAGAGAAtacggatatatatatatatatatatatatatatatatataatatatatatatatatatatatatatatatatatatatatatatatatatatatatatatatatatatatatatatatgtgtgtgtgtgtgtgtgtgtgtgtgtgtgtgtgtgtgtgtgtgtgtgtggtgtttgagtgtaatatatatattatatttatttatttatttatttatttatttatttatttatttatttatttattgcagtTTAAGATAGTCAAAATTGGACTTTGAAAGACTCAAAGTTGAAAACGAGAAATGAGCAGTGAAGAGGAACGAAAAGACCTGTGGGAATATTCGAATGGTTTGTTCAGCTTGATCTTTTCACAGTCGTTGCTGCAAGATTAGTTGATGTCGACCAGCtttgttttcagtgaaaacaTGTCTTTGTGCGAACAAGAATGTAGCGTGTCAGTCAAAATTGGCGACAGCCGCTCGGAGTGTTCGGTCGATGCTTGATGAGACTTTTCATTGGCACATTCAACATCAGCAGAGACAAAACGTCCTCTGAGCAGGGCGTGGAAGCAAGCTCTTAAAGAATTACTTAATCCATTACTAGCTGTCCGGCCTAATGAAATGTACCGATCTGAATGGCTCGGACTTCGTTAATATCAATGGGCGAAGTTCGTGTAAACACACAGTCTGGGCTGCCAAATGGTAAATGTATGCTAAGACATGTCAATGCCTGAATAACAGTTTGCCTAAAACTACCTCGTCAAATCATCTCTGTCGTGACTCTGATAAATGAcgatattttttggaaaattgagAGCTGCTAATGCACATGACATTGAATTAATAAACCTTTGTACGCACGGTGTCTATTCTACTGAAGAGCAGTGACGGTTTAATAAATCTAATACGTAAACACTCGTTCAAGGTTGGCGTACACGTTTCATCTGTCAATAATGACGCACAGTTCATTTGCTAGGGCACTGCCTGCGTACACGTCACTGCGATGACAATgccctgtaaaaataaaccATTTCAGCGATATCCCCTTTAACTGAACCCTGTAAAGTTGTATAAATTCAATTTCCTCATGGACATCTGGTACGTAATGAATACGTTTGTATTGAATGTGACCTTTTGGCCTAATTATACAATCACTGAGATAGCAAACGCACGCTATACTCGTCGAGAGAGAGGGGAGGAGAACGTGGAAgcaaatatatacatacataataaatacatacatacatacattacatacatacatgcatacatacatagatacatagatacatagatacatagatacatagatacatacatagatacatacatagatacatacatagatacatacatacatacatacatacatacatacatacatacatacatacatacatacatacatacatacatacatacatacatacatacatacatacatacatacatacatacatacatacatacatacatacatacatacatacatacatacatacatacatacatacttacatacatacatacatacatgaaaatGATGGGTGTACAGTAGATACCGCAGCATTATAGTGATTCATTTGAACCATTTCAGGTCACACTGTCGTTGTCACGCAACGTGTCGAAGAATTCGAAAGTTCTATCGTTTTCATACTTCTTCTTCACGTACTTCCATGCACCATTAGcgtattatcaaaatttaaatatcttGTCCAGAGTATTTACCAAGAACAAACGTCAATCAACATGAAAGAAGTAGTCTACGTTGAACCCTACTGTTAAGTCTATACGTGCTCTTCTCACTATTGACTTTGTGGCGGATACAGCGATCAAAATCAAGGTAAAACCCAGTGAGAGAATGGGGAGTGAGGGGAAGAAGAGAATAAGACAAATACACTAGGAGGACTGGACGACACAGACAAATGGACGGAATCATATAGAGGCATAAAGGACATGACAAACAAAAGAACATAAAAAGACCAGGGCCGTAGCCTGACCAATTGCCAAGGGGGACAAAACCGTTCTTGGCTAGGATTGGAAATTTACATAAAGTTACATTATTGACGATATGGAAAATTTCAGGGGGcacctccagcccccccccccccccgcagcTACGATCCTGAAGGCGAAGTGGGTAACGAacgagagagaaagagagagagagagacagagagagagagagagagagacagagagagagtaTTCAATTCTTGTCATTGAAGACGTTGTCAAGCAGTCAAGTACAATGTCTAGATCTGAAAGACAAGCTATGCCTGGAGCATCAACAATGTCAAACGTCAGCTTACTGAGATGAAGTGACATCGAggattatttttacaaaaaacgggCCAATAGTTCTTGGAGACGTGTAGGCAAATTTGACGTCTCCAATCTTGCCAACGTGGCCGTCGGTGTCATGGCAAACTGCCACATTATTGTGATATATGCTACACTTTTAAAGATATAACAGATCAAAACCGATAAAAAAGACCTCGAGAAATCGAGCAGCCATGCGTAACCAGACGACATTACGACAGATGTAAAGAACGATCAACTGGAAACCCTTACATAGGTGAGCTTCAAGACTAAATGTCGTTGTCAAACTGTCGCCGTTATTGCCACTTGTCTCCGACTACTGTTTTAAAGGGCAGTCTTGTCAGAGACTTCATTCATTTCAACAGTGACATGTCATGGAAAATTAAACATAACTGACATATAGATGGACTGTGCTTATTCATAGAGTACAAGACGCTTTATCAAACCTGTTTGCATTTAGCCTGACAAAAATagttagaggttataaacggcaagcgagggtatttggttgcggatataagacctctggggtgaaaattagcatatttggcgggaaataatcaccgagcgaagcgaggtgattatttcacccaaatatgctaattttcaccccagaggtcttatatccgcaaccaaatacccgagcgcaccgtttataacctcattattataTGCTTAAGTTAAAAACAAGGGGACAAtttcgttatttagggccgaagttggaacgagagttcaggatcgcggagcgcccagcctcatacaaactcgaaaaaagaacgtttcagaatgCGCGCGCGTGCACatttgaattcataaaatacggttacgCGAAGGATCGATATCGTGATTAGAAGAATTTtactccaaaaccgctcataaaactttaaaaaattatgttgttgttacatagcctCCGCTGCTTACAGCCTGAAACTCTTCATatgttggttcgtcaagctgcactagactaaaatttaacaatcaaaatcaatctgaa is a window encoding:
- the LOC139115455 gene encoding sulfotransferase 1E1-like gives rise to the protein MARSWPGFFDDGCYFIEHIHDIEAVKERVIDHAWDIRDSDVVVATFPKSGTLWMLKVISTMYEDMNMYLSPIDKVARLGCVYEKTDEFVPGLYGEHVRSIKKNIPKMASPRLFSCHVHPQHFHSSWREGNRKCKIIYITRNPRDVCVSYYHFMRSVKFSRMELTWEEWVQQFAKGQVWFGPWLEHVSSWQRYGLQDNVLHLHYEDMKLDLKSEILRVAEFFGRPLSEERLDMVVQRSTVESMRNRGVDVRTGAILHEGSWDSSAAYIRKGQIGNWKDHFTVAQSEWFDEYLKMETEKKCLTVNYYK